The Linepithema humile isolate Giens D197 chromosome 2, Lhum_UNIL_v1.0, whole genome shotgun sequence genome has a segment encoding these proteins:
- the DCTN6-p27 gene encoding dynactin subunit 6 has translation MDGKISSHSSTYRRANLKIAPGAVVCEESILKGDITIGAKTIIHPRACILAEAGPIIIGEGNIIEEMATIANRLPPDTQEPATIPVQIIGNYNVFETDCTCESFKVGDNNILEAKANIGREIELTNGCVIGAACSLTEREIVSENTIVFGGQCQRREMNDKPYPQIGQLDFLLKVLPNYHHFRKSNIKPKTPSINNT, from the exons ATGGATGGAAAAATTTCTTCTCATTCCTCGACCTACCGTCGCGCCAa CTTAAAAATCGCACCCGGTGCAGTAGTATGCGAGGAAAGTATTTTGAAGGGCGATATCACTATTGGTGCGAAAACTATAATTCATCCCAGAGCATGTATTCTAGCGGAAGCTGGCCCAATTATCATAGGAGAAGGCAACATAATCGAAGAAATGGCAACTATAGCAAACAG ATTGCCACCTGATACTCAGGAACCTGCAACGATACCAGTTCAAATAATAGGAAACTATAACGTCTTCGAGACTGATTGTACTTGTGAGTCATTTAAAGTTGGCGATAATAACATCTTGGAGGCAAAAG cAAACATTGGTCGTGAAATCGAATTAACTAACGGATGCGTTATTGGAGCTGCATGCTCTTTGACGGAACGAGAAATTGTATCAGAGAATACGATAGTATTCGGGGGTCAGTGTCAACGTAGAGAAATGAATGATAAACCATAT cCTCAAATTGGACAGTTGGATTTTCTATTGAAAGTGCTCCCGAACTATCATCATTTTCGTAAGTCAAATATAAAACCGAAAACACcttctataaataatacataa